From the Plutella xylostella chromosome 5, ilPluXylo3.1, whole genome shotgun sequence genome, the window ttgtataatgtTATGAATTTAGTTACGTAACAtccatacaaaagacatcaacgggTTCCTAAAAGAAAGCGCccgatttatttttaatgccCGTCCGAATAAGAAGAGTGCTTTTCAAGGATGtatctgttatattttttttaggtcATGCAATTCTGAAACCAAAGGAcctaacataattttatggttccattaaattagattttatatatagctataaaattttaatcaaataaaattcaattcgaatttttttcataatccaaaattttgaataattattataaaatataaagaatAGTCCAGTGCAGTTGCATAATAAAGTCCGCGCGgtggcggggcgggcgcggtgGCGGTGGGTGCGATTTCTACCAGCCGTGGCTCGTTACACAACTTTTAGATGCTCTTTTGCCTttcctcttttatttttaaatatttaatgaagCAACTAGTTTATACCATAGacatacccccttattcatagagaagttacaagacgttttaactaataaactgttttgtccctctctgtcaaagaacaaattgttccctgtcggagagggacaaaacagtttattagttaaaacgttttgtaacttttctatgaataagggggttagtataTACCATTATATACTAGTCTATGGTTTATACTAGACCCTGTTATAAGTAATTGCAATTTCAAACGTGGATTTTATACGCATAAAgggtattttgtaataaaatagcaTTAACACTAGAATCAGTCATTTATTTACCAAGAATACGTAAATGGGTCATAAAAACGTGTGAAAGACGGCATAAAATTTCTTCTAACATAATCTGACCTTACTTCAGGAGAcctaaaattttcattatacTGTCCATTCAACCAGGGGTTTCTAATAGCATCCAGTCTTGTTGTAGAACTTGATAAGGTATTAAATATAGTATTCCTGATATCTTGGTTATTCAAAGAATATGGTGTAAATTGAGGTTTTATATTGTCATAGAACGCATTGTGTTCTAGATAATTCTCGGGAATCGCAGGTGATGTTTGTCTAGTCCATGGATAGAACCAGTGTGGATGATCCCCCATCGCGAGGCTGTAGGTCCCTGTCCGGGGCAGGAAGCTGACGGCTCCGAGTGTGGAGACCCGGCCATCCCGGGACGCTACTCCCGCGACGCTGGCCACACCTGCGTAGCGACTGTCGAGGCTGTAGGCTGATAGTTGCTGACTCTGTTGATGGTCAGGTCTTCGGTCTGGAATATCAAAGTAATTTAGATAATTTTTGTAtcatattttaaagtttttatgtTGATATTAGACCAATATTACCTCCAAGGCAAAATGTGAACAGAAGAGCGATAAAAGCTACACAGATCTTCATTCTGATACGATGTTTGGCAGATAACTATCGCCAAAACTAAGTTTCTTCAACTTATAAACTCATGTTTATTACACACTTACAGTTTTTGTCCAGCGTCCCAAAACGGTGCTTAATTGGCGATGGTGGATATCGATTTAACTTACCCCAATGTTTAGTTGGCAACTCTATGATTACTTTTGCAATTTATGTTGATATTAGTCTTTATACGGTATTGGGGATTACTCCAATGCTTCATAATACACGGCTTGAAGATTTTTCGACGCAATTATGCGAACTTTTTGCGATGTTGATCAATGGATGGATCATAACAGTACTGTTTCTGTTGATTGATGGTTGTTCGACAGCGCGCGATGATTTGTGTTCAAATTCTAGATTCTTTTCATGTTAATGGGCCTTTGTTTGCAGTAACTGTTCTTGTAACCAGGCAGACTAAATTAATTGATATCAGTCAATATTTGGGCTTTCTTCatggagaggcctatgtcaaGCACTCAAGCACAATGattctttatattatttatttaaaaacttttacaTTACAACGTAAAAagtaatgtacttacttaattgtCTTTTGTTGAAAATTGTGCAGTCTTATTGGTATCTGaacttatacatatgtataaatatttgctATTACATCATTTCTACATGAATATATTATCTTATGGCTCAAGGAGCAAAAATTACCGGTGATGATCCATGGAGGCAATGCACCACTGTAGTCTATAGGCCACCATCGCTTGGTGTTTACGCAAAAAACACTTGATATGGAGCTTTTTTATGCATTTACTAAAATAAGGGCCTACAATTTTCTGTCATGTCCAATCGTATAGTGGTCGGTTTAATTACATTGTTCTTTAGCCACCTTAGCTGTGAAAGAACTGTATGCTAACAAATTCTCGTTATACGAAAGtcaattattaataaatgtacgtaggtacttaagtatgatTAAATACTTAGCCTAAGCTTTAATGTATCGCTGTAGTGTGTAATTGATTGACTTACCTCACACACAAAGCAACCGTGTAATATTatctaaatattatgtatattaatttGGTTCCGTTATGGTTCATTGTCCTGTTTCGCTGTCTAATGACCAGAATTATCCTATAATCGCCGTACAACCTATATAAGTGAGAGATGTGGCTAACATCCGAACATTTCCGTACTATCTACAAACTGTTACCACTACTCTGACGAAGTTGTTGCATTGGTATACTTAcaagttttgttttcaaaatgCTCAAGTATCTGATATTTTTGAACGTTATGGCGCTTCTTGTGGCCAATCCTATTGTTTTAAAAGGTACAGTCtaattaattgatttatcTAATTATCAGGATTCAATCATTTTACATACTActtcttaattaaattattattaatgcctaactaaaactaactaatataaaattaaaattaaactgatGAAGTTTGTTATAACCattaaaactatatttaagtacctaaacttatttattttttcaggaACATCAGATGATGGTCAAACTGTGATCGCAGTGTCTGCGTCAGATCCAGAAATAGGCAGACAATTATTCAAGAACTTCAACCAACATACTGGAAACGGGCAAGGCCGAGGAAATTTGAAACCTGAGAATTATTTTGAGAAACTATTTTCATTTGCGGTCCCTGGCTCGGCCGCGgccggcggcgggcgcgcctTCGTCTCCGCCTCCTCCTTCAACCCCTTCCTGTTCCCGCTGTTCCACTACCCCCTCAATGTCGAGGGATACGGACTCAGTAATGCAGATCCTAGTCCCTTGTTCAAGGGTCTCGAGGGTCATTACGATGCTAATCTGGCGGGAAATGGCCAGAGCGTCACCACTGTGAATGACGGCGGCCATATTTACGGCAAAATCAATACTGTTACTTTTGATAACCATAGGAAAAGTAATTTAGGTAATTAGTCATTTAGAGTTTTTCTAGTATGGATAATTATTTGTAGataagaaaatgaaaataaatgttttaataagtTAGAGCAGTCTTTTATTGacataagttattttatacacataaatatcaaataatttaaatcgTAAAGACCTCAAGACAAGTGCAACACAGGCAGTCGTCTGGATATCTTTTATCAcgttaatttacataatattaggaAGAGCTTTCTGGTGCCGGTTAGTACCCGGCGTGCACGGCGTGCGACTGCGCGGCCTGCAGGCCCGGCGCCTGCACGCTGCTGGCCCCGCTGCTGCGCACCGCCCCCGCGCGCTGCTGCATGGTCTGCGCGCTGCTGCCCTGGTAGCCGGCCGCCCgctgcgccgccgccaccgccgcctgGTAGTCGCCGTGCCCGTCGTGCGAGTGCGTGGACGACACCGCCGACTCGTAGTCCCCGGCCTGCTCGGCGACGGACGTGGCGCCACGGTACTGCTGCCCGTCGTGGCTCTGCGTGGCCGACATGGCCGCGTTGTAGCCCAGCGCCGGCATGTTCTGCGCGGACGACACGGCGGACTGGAAGCGGCCCGCGCCGCCGGCCTGCGCCTGCGAGGCAGCGTTGCCGTACTGCAGCCCGTGCTGCGCGGCGGACGACGCGGCCGAGCCGAAGTGGCCGCCGTAGTTCTGGGCGGAGGAGACGGCGGATCCGTAGTTGTGGCGACCCATGGGCGCGTTGAAGGCGGAGGAGGCGGCTTGCTGGTAGGGGAAGGGGGCgagcgcgggggcgggggcggcggcggcgtacCCCACGCCGCGCGCCAGGCCGCCGGCGGCGCCGTAGCCCGCGCCGTACGCCTGCGCGCCGCCGCTGCTGTAGCCGCTGCCGATGCCGGTGGAGTGGCTCACGCCGCCGATGTTGCTGCTGAACCCGGAGCCGAACCCGAACGCCATGTTGCGTCCAGAGCGCGCCGCCTCGGCATCTGTGacaaatgaataaatgaaattatttaattgattATTTGTTCTAGACACGCACTGCAATGCATGTAATAGTCGTTtcttaagtatatatattttttttatttatgtaaaaaaatatgtaacgAAAACTGTTACCTTTGCATGTTATATTTCCTATTTATGGAataatttttagttttagcCCACAATATTTCCCCATAAGTGTAAGCTACAGTcagtttataaattattgtgtcgatgtaggtatatacacgTTAGTTTATTAGGTACTTCTATGATCTACACGATGCAAGATATAGATCAATGATCTCTACAGTAATAACAGTTCGTGTTAAGTTCAGGTTCAGATGGGTCGTAAATACAGATCGTGACTCACCGTCGATCCAGACCGGGCCGGCGCGGGTCGCGGCCACTGCGGCGAGGAACACGATCAGTTTAGCGGCCATCTTTACTCTTGCTAGTGTCTGCTGCTCTAGTACTGATCACCTGCAGTTGTTACTGATAGTGGATGCTTGTAGACCATTTCTCCGGAGCTTATATAGTAAAAGCACTATCCCCCACTCTCCGCACTGGGTCACTAGGATGGTTCATACTCATaaataacaaacgaaaatTACGGTACCTATGCTGAATACAGCGTTCTCATCAATTTGGGATAATAAATTTTGAGTTGgcaaaataatttacaaataattagCCGCGAAACATGAGTTGGACGTTTGCTTTGATAATGATTCAGCACGACGAATTTCGTTAAAACAGAGCCAATTAGGAActtaagtgaaaaaaaaactattttcaccATGATCTTCACGAAACTTTTGCTTAACACTAAAGGTCTCTAACCCTTTCTTAGTCACTGTCTACACATCACTTCTTCAGTTGGAGTTAATAACCTCACAATTGTAGAGTATATAGTAGTTTCAGCAGCCACTTCAGCCACTTTCAGCTGGCGGTGTCTCTTTTAATAACACAGTGTAGAAAAGTTTGAATATTGCAGATAAGAAGGAGAAAATTTCTAGTCACCTATTTTAGTAACAAAGAAAATTGCATTCTTCTTAAAACATATTTCTCATTGAAAAAAAAGGACTTAGATGAAATtgaatgatgaatggattctGATGAAAAACAACATAATAGACATAATTAAAACTCTTTATTATtgatagtaataaaataaattagaaaTCTTAAACTTAAACATAGGGGTGCTACAGATACCTATCGCTTCTCCATAATTCTTTCCTATGAATTACGGCAAATATCACAGAGTGGCCTGTAGTAACTAATGATGGCGGCAGACGAACATCCTCTCCTACTTGGGCGCCTTATTGTCCTTGTCTGCGGAGCGCGCGTACGCGAAGGAGCCCGAGGGCGTGTAGGCCTCCGAGCCGTACTGCGGCCCCGGGTTGTTGGCGCCCTCCGCGTCGTGGATGTTCTGGTGATGCGGCCCGCCCTCCTCCGTCACCTCATCGCCGAAGCTGTGCGGGTGCTGGAACCCGTAGTTAGCGTTGTACTGGTTCCCGCCGTTGTACTGATTGTTGTAGGCCCCTGGGTAGCCACTGTACCCTTGGTTGTACCCTCCTTGGTTGTACCCCCCGTACCCTCCTTGGTTGTAGGGGTTGTAGGGCGTGGAGTAGCCCGGGTAAGGACTGGGGCTGTAAGGTCCTTGGCTGTAAGGGCCCGGGTTGTAAGGGCCCGCACCAGGACCGACATTGTATTGATAGTTGTTCGGGAATGCACCGGAGCTGTATCCACCTTGGCTGCCACTAGAAGAAGACTGCGATTGGCTGATACCGATGTTGATGGCGGGGATCTGGTTGGGGCCCTGGAAGCCACCGGGGTAGCCCTGCTGGTACCCTCCTGGATACCCGCCGAAGGATCCCCCGTACCCGTTGTTGCACACTCCGTACCTCTTGCAGAGCAGTCTCTTTATGATTCCTCGTGATTGCCGGTTCTTGCCTGCAGTCCTCGTCTGGAGAAGGATAGTTCCTCCCGCGGCCAGGTCCAGGAGACAGGCGACCAGCGCGGCCACCAGCACCGAGTGTGGAGACAGACGAGCCATGTTCCTTTGTTTACTTCGGTGATGTGTTTGATAATCTTTGGACGAAACTGAGTAGTTTTATAGGTCGGCACGAAGCTGGTTCATATACACGTTGACATTGAGGCAGCTTATTTCGGAAACGAACCGTTTTCCCGCGGAAGAAGATGTTGATTCtataaagtaaattaatgCAGTTAGTTAGTATTCAAAGTTCCTATGATAACACAATAAGCCAAAAAACATGCTTGGTTTTTATGTTAATTTCCTTAGCGGCTATTTCCTGTTTTAGTCCCTAAGATTTTTTTATCCTGCCTGAATGaataatgaatataataagtactgctttcattttgtaattaattaatatttaaccgCTCCTTACTTTTGAAAGATCCGCACGAATTTACAAACGAAAGTTTATTACCAGCGGATTCTCGTTCcggataaaaaaaactgcgaGACTAATGGTGTTTAGCGGATCGTTAGCGGACGTCAGAGGTTTATGACTAGACCAGTAAttggaaataataatagcaGACCAACAGCTGCCACAGGCACTCTGaaaaaggaaatatttttaatttacttagtTTGGTTTTAATGAGTTTTATACGTAATCTTTCTTAAAGCttacttacctaggtactatTTAACAATAAGCAAGTTCCTGAGACTTTACATGGTGTTAAATTCACACAGCTTTAACATTAAATTGCGTTGTACaccttaattattaataacacTTCACCttcattaaaataagaaaaatgcactacagataatattaaacaataatttttaaaatataaaattaatctgTCTTCAACCGTTTGAACGTGATTAACTGAGCACTGAAGTGATTGTGTTGACTTTGGATgcagtaatatttatttgttttcatgTAATCTATTGAATAACATTTTTCCTAGATGACACCCTCCCGGCTTCTGGTGCATTGTTCTTCTGCTGGTACTACTGGGATTTTGTTTAGAAatatatttctattatttaaaagtacctatctatttttattatattcaataaaCAATGGTGTGTAAGTTGTTGTTTCGTCATAAACTAATAATGTCCGGAAGTGCCTTGCAAAATTTCTGTTTCCGCTGGAATTCCCAATATTAAAAGCGTTTgcataattattgttaataaATCTGATAAAATAAGGAATATTGCCGGTATTAGGTCAAGAAGGATTTGCGTGGGCGTAAGTAGCCTGAAGTACCTCTAAAAGCTATGCTATAATGTGATGTTTAAATGTTTGGATGGAATAAACAAAACCTTACATTGATTTATATGTGTTAATAACAGATAGGTTTTAATTCAGATATTGAAATtcgttacaaaaatatacgtaggtacctcCAATTATTAACAATGTCTGAGCCTAATTATCCCTAATGAATCCTAATTTTGAAGTTGGTCAGCATACGCCATAACATCTTTCGGTAAGTAATATTTCTTTACAATATAAGCAAGGTATAATGTTAAAACTTATGCCAGTTtttctgtttattttgttgCCAGTTAGCTAAACTTAGCTAAGCTGCCAGTGGACGACATGCAAATAAACTGTTAACCTTGGTTGATGCCAAGCCATGCGTCGTGAACTTGAACTGGCCAGTTTGGCCAAAAGCCTCACTCTAATTTATGACTTCGTAATGAATGGTTAGTCTCAGAACCATTCCGTAACTCGGACAGTAGGTTACTCTTTAGGGGGGCTATTGAAAGCTCTCTGTACACAGGCCGGGTCATTCTCTTTATGCGATTTTTTGCCAGCAAATAGTGAATGCGATTGCAATTTGATTAGTCCATTGTTTGATTGAGACCGATGTTTCTTATGTCCGTTTGTAGACCGAACTCAAATC encodes:
- the LOC119692418 gene encoding transcription factor GATA-6, which translates into the protein MAAKLIVFLAAVAATRAGPVWIDDAEAARSGRNMAFGFGSGFSSNIGGVSHSTGIGSGYSSGGAQAYGAGYGAAGGLARGVGYAAAAPAPALAPFPYQQAASSAFNAPMGRHNYGSAVSSAQNYGGHFGSAASSAAQHGLQYGNAASQAQAGGAGRFQSAVSSAQNMPALGYNAAMSATQSHDGQQYRGATSVAEQAGDYESAVSSTHSHDGHGDYQAAVAAAQRAAGYQGSSAQTMQQRAGAVRSSGASSVQAPGLQAAQSHAVHAGY
- the LOC105393627 gene encoding spidroin-2-like — translated: MARLSPHSVLVAALVACLLDLAAGGTILLQTRTAGKNRQSRGIIKRLLCKRYGVCNNGYGGSFGGYPGGYQQGYPGGFQGPNQIPAINIGISQSQSSSSGSQGGYSSGAFPNNYQYNVGPGAGPYNPGPYSQGPYSPSPYPGYSTPYNPYNQGGYGGYNQGGYNQGYSGYPGAYNNQYNGGNQYNANYGFQHPHSFGDEVTEEGGPHHQNIHDAEGANNPGPQYGSEAYTPSGSFAYARSADKDNKAPK